From the Solibacillus sp. FSL R5-0449 genome, one window contains:
- a CDS encoding AAA family ATPase: protein MYEQLQTIRQQLNERFYDREEEIDALLIALLSRQHLLFIGPAGTGKSVLSSMLGSIVEGSHCFQHLLTPFSTPEELFGVLSLKDLEQGVYKRNVTNMLPEAHFAFIDEIFKANSAILNSLLTLINERIYYNNGIPVASPLLTMVGSSNEYIEDGEGLEALFDRFLLRYEVNYIREEEDFIAMLKDDSKKEVSKITLDELYEHQQKTNKVAISDTIFKVLAKIRQALHDEGIRPSDRRFKQSLSTLKAKAYLDGRTEVIREDLLILTNVLWETIEQKSVTERIVNEVAFDTVDAFIHRTSTEFEMIILTARNAMLQKSPFAKSELSQLLLKGKNLFMEVQNMSRQIPSRPELNSLKTEMHKQLLRITSDVIGF from the coding sequence ATGTATGAACAGCTGCAAACGATCCGTCAGCAACTGAACGAACGTTTTTATGATCGGGAAGAAGAAATTGATGCGTTATTAATTGCTCTATTATCACGGCAGCACCTTTTATTTATCGGTCCGGCGGGTACGGGAAAAAGTGTGCTATCGTCAATGCTCGGTTCCATCGTTGAGGGAAGTCATTGTTTCCAGCATTTATTGACGCCTTTCAGTACGCCTGAAGAATTGTTTGGGGTACTTTCTTTAAAAGATTTGGAACAGGGGGTCTACAAGCGGAATGTGACAAATATGCTGCCGGAAGCCCATTTTGCGTTCATTGATGAAATATTTAAAGCGAACTCAGCCATCCTGAATTCACTGCTCACTCTAATCAATGAGCGGATCTATTACAATAACGGGATTCCAGTTGCTTCTCCGCTTTTGACGATGGTCGGTTCTTCCAATGAATACATTGAAGACGGGGAAGGGCTGGAGGCACTATTCGACCGTTTCTTGCTTCGCTATGAAGTAAACTATATCCGGGAAGAAGAAGATTTCATTGCCATGCTGAAAGATGATAGTAAAAAGGAAGTTTCGAAAATAACATTGGACGAGCTCTACGAACATCAGCAAAAGACGAATAAGGTGGCGATATCGGATACGATTTTTAAAGTGCTCGCTAAAATCAGGCAGGCCCTTCATGATGAAGGCATACGCCCGTCCGACCGCCGTTTTAAACAGTCACTGTCGACTTTAAAAGCTAAAGCATATTTAGACGGCCGAACAGAAGTAATTCGGGAAGACTTGCTGATATTGACGAATGTTTTATGGGAAACAATTGAACAAAAATCGGTAACAGAGCGAATTGTTAACGAAGTGGCCTTTGATACAGTCGATGCGTTTATTCACAGGACATCGACCGAGTTTGAAATGATTATTTTAACTGCAAGAAATGCGATGCTTCAAAAATCCCCGTTTGCCAAATCGGAGCTGAGTCAGCTGCTGCTAAAGGGGAAAAACTTATTTATGGAAGTACAGAATATGAGCCGGCAAATCCCGAGTCGACCGGAATTAAACAGTCTCAAAACGGAAATGCATAAACAATTGCTGCGAATCACTTCAGATGTTATCGGGTTTTAA
- the yfkAB gene encoding radical SAM/CxCxxxxC motif protein YfkAB, with translation MNTIFKPHDEWEPYIDIDQHGKLTLSNIEFTTTNLCNMRCSHCAVGYTLLTKELPAIPADEIIRKLDEVETLRTMSFTGGEPLLTKKGIKDNLLPLLKYAKSRGIKTQINSNLTLPMSHYELVAPYLDVMHISHNWCDEKEFVETGFAMMEKTPSVEYRGNLYRNIFDNARELSKGGMFVSAETMLNRNTVPFMEKIHHEVANEMLCKRHEIHPMYASDFAESLETIGLDEYRTVINELLDYRNKDIWVLFGTLPFYPCSRDERDIALINRINHASNTTMRNDVDGRSRMNLNIFSGDISVTDFSDDGQAFGNIKNESLTQIYKRWLDSNISKSINCHCPAVKCLGANVIVKNMYYPSTEFVSGIVK, from the coding sequence ATGAATACAATTTTTAAACCGCATGATGAATGGGAGCCATATATTGATATCGATCAACATGGTAAGCTAACTTTATCTAATATAGAGTTTACAACAACTAACTTATGTAATATGAGATGTTCGCACTGTGCAGTAGGATATACGTTATTAACGAAAGAATTACCGGCCATTCCGGCAGACGAAATTATTCGTAAACTGGATGAGGTTGAAACGTTACGAACAATGAGTTTTACAGGTGGGGAACCGTTATTAACGAAAAAGGGAATTAAGGATAACCTGTTACCGCTATTGAAATATGCGAAGAGCAGAGGCATTAAGACACAAATCAACTCCAACCTTACGTTACCGATGTCACATTATGAACTGGTAGCACCTTATCTGGATGTCATGCATATTTCGCACAACTGGTGTGATGAAAAGGAATTTGTTGAAACAGGATTTGCTATGATGGAAAAAACGCCGTCAGTTGAATATAGAGGGAACTTATACCGCAATATTTTTGACAATGCAAGAGAGCTGTCAAAAGGCGGCATGTTCGTTTCTGCAGAAACAATGTTGAACCGCAACACGGTGCCGTTTATGGAAAAAATCCACCATGAAGTAGCAAATGAAATGCTATGTAAACGTCATGAGATTCACCCGATGTATGCCAGTGATTTCGCTGAAAGTCTGGAAACGATCGGGTTGGATGAATATCGAACAGTTATCAATGAACTCCTCGATTACAGAAATAAAGATATTTGGGTGTTATTCGGTACATTGCCGTTCTATCCGTGCAGCCGGGATGAGCGAGATATCGCATTAATCAACCGGATCAATCATGCATCGAATACGACAATGAGAAATGATGTCGACGGACGTTCAAGAATGAACCTGAATATATTCTCGGGTGATATTTCGGTTACCGATTTTTCGGATGACGGTCAGGCGTTCGGTAATATTAAAAATGAATCATTGACTCAAATTTACAAGAGATGGCTCGATTCAAATATTTCCAAATCGATTAATTGTCATTGTCCTGCTGTGAAGTGCTTAGGGGCAAACGTCATTGTTAAAAACATGTATTATCCGTCTACTGAATTTGTCAGTGGGATTGTGAAATAA
- a CDS encoding DNA-3-methyladenine glycosylase I, whose amino-acid sequence MERCSWVKLDEPIYVKYHDEEWGVPVYDDRKLFEMLCLEGAQAGLSWLTILKRREGYLAAFDQLDAEKIVQYDDEKIEALRNDERIIRNRLKIKSVVTNAESFLAIQKQYGTFSNYIWSFVDGKPLINSWESSAQVPITTEISDRMSKQLKKDGFKFVGSTICYSYMQAVGMVNDHTTNCHCFKR is encoded by the coding sequence ATGGAGCGTTGCAGTTGGGTAAAGCTGGATGAACCGATTTATGTGAAATATCATGACGAAGAGTGGGGCGTCCCCGTTTATGACGACCGGAAGCTATTTGAAATGCTCTGTCTGGAAGGGGCGCAGGCAGGTTTAAGCTGGTTGACTATTTTAAAAAGAAGAGAGGGGTATTTGGCAGCATTTGATCAGCTCGATGCAGAAAAGATTGTACAATATGATGACGAAAAAATTGAAGCATTAAGAAATGACGAACGCATTATCCGCAATCGGCTGAAAATCAAAAGTGTCGTCACGAATGCCGAGAGCTTTTTAGCTATCCAAAAACAATATGGCACCTTTTCAAACTATATTTGGTCTTTTGTCGACGGTAAGCCGCTGATCAATTCATGGGAATCATCCGCACAAGTACCGATTACGACAGAAATAAGCGACCGTATGAGCAAGCAACTGAAAAAAGACGGATTCAAATTTGTCGGCAGCACAATCTGTTATTCCTATATGCAGGCAGTCGGCATGGTAAATGACCATACAACGAATTGCCACTGTTTTAAAAGGTAA
- a CDS encoding dynamin family protein — translation MNERFSEQLNNFDEHNPLEQLIERLKPLHSILSRNSYVKDTSTRLKQIINDADSQPIVLFLGKERVGKTTVINSLLGRNLLEDRPSEPTRTNTFLKYGDTEYIKAVFINGMEVTFDIANISLFTISNTESAKIIRKHLDYLEVYITCELLKKVTIVDSVALQAGANNTAYFPPALLKRCNEVFWVLQAGSPATEAELNFIEKLNKMGITAHLIVNGIDRVDGEVETFLDREKERYGYFIGEDVPVSALQAQEARTTNSSQLLIDSRITQLSQLMFQLIENRQKKTRHITERFIQWLERLRVEINTIPAREPYVSAFEYVIQHQNDFNEDAAQLQHDKALISSLDKQYESVSKVFKEVQTLFQLLQTLESHSYLRDPIIDMYEEMAGLYQKNVRDYRKLHVEYSLEYGQLEKQYKKQTGVSLTFPLKESELTPFLLERIQTLNKIQKTGAQKLVFIKKYEQFVLEKLDAVQSRLNELVGNRLLSIHNQLNELEAQRIRERANMTASVNKLAEFNCIAEAQSFIKDAIEPLLLDRVLPIKEQEKLQIQQTIDHIVSVDFTYETPTAAEPDEMVAQLNLKEKYQLFELRLTEENIVSDIPELPEKIEI, via the coding sequence ATGAATGAGCGATTCAGCGAACAGCTAAACAACTTTGATGAACATAATCCGTTGGAACAATTAATTGAACGGTTAAAACCTTTGCATAGTATTTTATCTCGAAATAGTTATGTAAAAGATACGTCAACCCGTTTAAAACAGATAATCAATGATGCAGACAGTCAGCCAATCGTGCTCTTTCTCGGAAAAGAGCGCGTTGGGAAAACGACCGTAATCAACAGTTTACTCGGCAGAAATCTGCTGGAAGACCGCCCATCAGAACCGACGAGGACCAATACATTTTTAAAATACGGAGATACGGAATATATTAAAGCCGTATTTATAAATGGAATGGAAGTAACCTTTGATATTGCCAACATCTCATTATTCACCATTTCGAATACGGAAAGTGCCAAAATAATTCGTAAGCATCTGGATTATTTGGAAGTATATATAACGTGCGAGCTTTTAAAAAAAGTAACCATTGTCGACTCGGTTGCGCTGCAAGCAGGCGCAAACAATACAGCCTACTTTCCACCTGCACTCTTGAAACGCTGCAATGAGGTGTTCTGGGTACTGCAGGCGGGTTCACCTGCCACAGAGGCTGAATTAAACTTTATAGAAAAGCTGAACAAAATGGGGATTACGGCACATTTAATCGTAAACGGGATTGACCGGGTAGATGGGGAAGTGGAAACCTTTCTAGATAGGGAGAAAGAACGTTACGGCTACTTTATAGGAGAGGATGTCCCGGTATCGGCTTTACAGGCCCAGGAAGCACGTACTACGAACAGTTCACAGCTGCTTATTGATTCCCGCATTACACAGTTGTCACAGCTGATGTTCCAGTTAATTGAAAACAGGCAAAAAAAGACACGCCATATAACGGAGCGATTTATACAGTGGCTGGAACGACTGCGTGTGGAAATCAATACAATTCCTGCAAGAGAACCGTATGTATCGGCGTTTGAGTATGTCATTCAGCATCAAAACGATTTTAATGAAGATGCAGCGCAATTACAACACGATAAAGCGCTCATCAGCTCTCTTGACAAACAATATGAATCGGTCAGTAAAGTGTTCAAAGAAGTACAAACTCTTTTTCAGCTGTTACAGACACTGGAAAGCCATTCCTATTTACGTGATCCGATCATCGATATGTATGAGGAAATGGCGGGGCTTTACCAAAAAAATGTGCGTGATTACCGAAAATTGCATGTCGAGTACTCATTGGAATATGGACAACTTGAAAAGCAGTACAAAAAACAAACGGGGGTGTCACTCACATTCCCGTTAAAAGAGAGTGAACTTACACCGTTTCTGTTGGAGCGAATTCAAACGTTGAATAAAATCCAAAAAACTGGTGCACAAAAACTGGTGTTCATTAAAAAATACGAACAATTTGTTCTTGAAAAACTGGATGCAGTACAAAGCCGACTGAACGAGCTGGTGGGAAATCGGCTATTATCAATACACAATCAGTTAAACGAATTGGAAGCACAGCGGATTCGTGAACGGGCCAACATGACAGCCTCTGTAAATAAACTGGCTGAATTCAATTGCATTGCCGAAGCACAAAGCTTTATAAAAGATGCGATAGAGCCTCTTTTATTGGATAGAGTTCTGCCGATCAAAGAGCAGGAAAAATTGCAAATTCAACAGACGATCGATCATATTGTATCGGTTGATTTTACGTATGAAACACCAACTGCAGCAGAACCGGATGAAATGGTGGCACAGCTGAATTTGAAAGAAAAATACCAACTGTTTGAGCTGCGGTTAACTGAAGAAAATATTGTATCGGATATACCGGAATTACCAGAAAAAATCGAAATTTAA
- a CDS encoding VWA domain-containing protein, which translates to MNENIHVIYSRTVFKGSAEQKARFNELLKMATLLNDSCIAGEKIVPGFTNIIGDCWHAFYYKAPVLNENAKQLDKMQYDFVKELLKNEEYIQWHELTKGDELLSVLTSVSIAEQLLKSFQFYKEQKNPFQIEQLEAFQKKQQTPNMTIDIPEKREYLKQLSKTSIGMMLQENKKNIHHTKTAVMKVGTMDGKKIDQIPLRDQFKLAKMISERKELQKIAELVGRFKKIATKKQKSKQDETVQHQSVTFGHELSRLLPAELGNYMLGHSKLDFLKRLSEQQTLVFNKKGKDRQGKGPIIVCMDESSSMTSIKAQSKAFCIALLNIAKKQKRDFAIIPFATNVGEIKLFRKGQAKTQDLIQFSDSFIGGGTNYELPLREALELLKKSEFKKADLLFVTDGSSFLPSRFIEEFEHTKKQKQFECTSIVLTNLFNTVDLNVVDRFSDRVIEVNELFEAEDAFVL; encoded by the coding sequence TTGAATGAGAACATACACGTAATCTACAGCCGAACGGTTTTTAAGGGCAGTGCAGAGCAAAAGGCACGATTTAACGAATTATTGAAAATGGCTACTTTGTTGAACGACAGCTGCATTGCAGGCGAAAAAATTGTTCCGGGCTTTACGAATATCATCGGGGATTGCTGGCATGCTTTCTATTATAAAGCGCCTGTATTAAATGAAAATGCAAAGCAACTGGATAAGATGCAGTATGATTTTGTGAAAGAGCTGCTGAAAAATGAGGAATACATTCAATGGCATGAGCTGACAAAAGGTGACGAGCTATTAAGTGTCCTCACTTCCGTCAGCATTGCAGAGCAGCTTCTTAAAAGCTTCCAATTTTATAAGGAACAAAAAAACCCTTTTCAAATTGAACAACTGGAAGCCTTTCAAAAGAAGCAGCAGACGCCAAACATGACGATTGATATACCGGAAAAACGGGAATATTTGAAACAATTATCGAAAACATCAATCGGTATGATGCTCCAGGAAAATAAAAAGAATATTCACCATACAAAAACTGCGGTTATGAAAGTCGGGACAATGGATGGCAAAAAAATCGATCAGATTCCTTTAAGAGACCAGTTTAAACTGGCGAAAATGATTAGCGAGCGAAAGGAATTGCAGAAGATTGCCGAATTAGTCGGCCGGTTTAAAAAAATTGCGACAAAAAAGCAGAAGTCAAAACAAGACGAGACGGTCCAGCATCAATCGGTGACTTTTGGGCATGAGCTGTCGCGTCTGTTGCCGGCGGAATTGGGCAACTATATGCTCGGACATAGCAAGCTAGATTTTTTAAAGCGATTAAGCGAGCAGCAAACACTTGTTTTTAATAAGAAGGGAAAGGACCGTCAAGGTAAGGGACCGATTATTGTGTGCATGGATGAAAGCAGTTCCATGACATCGATTAAAGCCCAGAGCAAAGCGTTTTGTATTGCGCTACTGAATATCGCTAAAAAACAGAAAAGAGATTTTGCGATTATCCCTTTTGCAACGAATGTAGGGGAAATTAAATTATTCAGAAAAGGTCAGGCAAAGACCCAGGATCTCATTCAGTTCAGTGACAGTTTCATTGGCGGCGGTACAAACTACGAGCTTCCATTACGGGAAGCATTGGAGCTGTTGAAGAAAAGTGAATTTAAAAAAGCGGATTTGCTGTTCGTGACGGACGGGTCCAGTTTTTTACCATCACGTTTTATCGAAGAATTTGAGCATACAAAAAAGCAGAAGCAGTTTGAATGTACTTCAATTGTATTAACAAATTTGTTCAATACCGTCGATTTGAATGTAGTCGACCGCTTTTCGGATCGGGTAATTGAAGTAAATGAATTATTTGAAGCAGAAGATGCATTTGTTTTGTGA
- a CDS encoding SulP family inorganic anion transporter, protein MYNIREQWFGNVRSDVLAGLVVALALIPEAIAFSILAGVDPMVGLYASFVIAVTISFVGGRPAMISAATGAMALVIVSLVKDHGLQYLLAATILTGIIQIIFGMLKIARLMKFIPNAVMIGFVNSLAILVFMAQTPYFIGGDFVTWVFLLATIALIYVIPFVIKGIPAPLIAVVILSAVAIYSGFNLNTVGDMGTITQSLPSFLIPDIPFNFETLMIILPYSLALAVVGLVESLLTASILDDMTASESDKNKEARGQGIANVINGFFGGMAGCAMIGQSVINVKSGGRGRLSTFVAGVFLMFLILVLGDYVVQIPMPVLAGVMVVVCITQFDWQSFKYAVTAPKKDVFVMLLTIAVVLYTHNLALGVVAGIVVSALFFVNEISRVSISQEGKTYFVKGQLFFASTEGFINYFKTVHSESSSIVIDFSQCKVWDDSAIGALMKVKDQLKAKNIEVTYLNIDESSKQLLRKLTGTTLID, encoded by the coding sequence ATGTACAATATCCGTGAGCAATGGTTTGGGAATGTACGCTCAGATGTGCTGGCAGGACTGGTTGTCGCACTTGCCCTCATCCCTGAAGCAATTGCTTTTTCTATTTTAGCCGGTGTAGATCCGATGGTCGGACTCTATGCCTCATTTGTAATCGCTGTAACAATCAGCTTTGTCGGTGGTCGTCCTGCGATGATTTCCGCTGCAACAGGAGCGATGGCTCTCGTTATCGTCTCGCTTGTTAAAGACCATGGATTGCAGTATTTACTCGCTGCAACGATTTTAACTGGAATTATCCAAATCATTTTCGGAATGCTGAAAATTGCACGCCTGATGAAGTTTATTCCGAATGCGGTAATGATCGGCTTTGTGAATTCATTGGCGATTTTGGTATTCATGGCCCAAACACCGTACTTTATTGGCGGCGACTTCGTTACATGGGTGTTTCTTCTGGCGACAATTGCACTTATTTACGTAATTCCTTTTGTCATTAAAGGTATTCCGGCCCCGCTCATTGCTGTAGTTATTTTATCGGCAGTAGCTATTTATTCAGGCTTTAATTTAAATACAGTCGGAGATATGGGGACAATTACACAATCATTGCCATCATTTTTAATACCTGATATTCCTTTTAATTTTGAAACGTTAATGATTATTTTACCTTATTCATTGGCTCTGGCTGTTGTCGGATTGGTCGAATCATTACTGACTGCATCAATTTTGGATGATATGACGGCTTCTGAAAGCGATAAAAATAAAGAAGCGCGCGGACAAGGGATCGCCAATGTTATTAACGGTTTCTTCGGTGGTATGGCCGGCTGTGCGATGATCGGACAATCTGTTATTAACGTAAAATCCGGCGGACGTGGCCGACTCTCCACTTTTGTTGCTGGTGTATTTTTAATGTTTTTAATACTCGTTTTGGGCGATTATGTCGTTCAAATTCCAATGCCGGTACTTGCCGGTGTAATGGTTGTAGTATGTATTACCCAATTTGACTGGCAATCATTCAAATATGCTGTGACAGCACCGAAAAAAGATGTCTTTGTGATGCTTCTGACAATCGCGGTTGTCCTTTATACACATAACCTGGCGTTAGGTGTTGTAGCCGGTATTGTTGTCAGCGCACTGTTTTTCGTCAACGAAATCTCGCGTGTAAGTATTTCGCAGGAAGGGAAAACATACTTTGTCAAAGGGCAACTATTCTTCGCTTCAACGGAAGGTTTTATTAACTATTTCAAAACGGTTCACAGTGAGTCGTCTTCCATCGTTATCGACTTTTCCCAATGCAAAGTGTGGGATGATTCGGCAATCGGTGCTTTAATGAAGGTGAAAGACCAGCTGAAAGCGAAAAATATAGAAGTAACCTATTTGAATATTGATGAGTCAAGTAAACAGCTATTGAGGAAGTTAACCGGTACGACATTAATCGATTAG
- a CDS encoding DUF2785 domain-containing protein, which translates to MEDYEKFFEMTTEERKQSIQGHPSILNDLLETIGHEEAAIRDQLNYRLFILLLSENALGETVIADFVSKLSSTDGLLYNIGEKGTTSVFQRSYAALYLAAIVNADRQLAILSSEQLELLAQNAVALLSKEQDLRSFVDPKSGWAHSITNTTELINAIIAHPLYPIRFTSQILQAIRANIWKGYVFVDDEEERFCNIIQALLAKNIDEELFIEWFEQLFDQLEMVAYERGYDALWFKARTNQLNVAKTLYFYLKFANRNEKLRSIVSTFIQHWLKLN; encoded by the coding sequence GTGGAAGATTATGAAAAGTTTTTTGAAATGACGACGGAAGAGCGAAAACAATCTATTCAGGGGCACCCGTCGATATTGAATGATTTACTGGAGACAATTGGTCATGAAGAAGCAGCTATCCGTGACCAGCTGAATTACCGCCTGTTCATTTTGCTGTTGTCGGAAAATGCACTCGGTGAAACAGTTATTGCCGATTTTGTGAGCAAACTTTCCTCGACGGACGGTTTACTTTATAACATCGGTGAAAAGGGGACAACATCCGTTTTTCAGCGTTCCTATGCGGCTCTTTATTTAGCGGCAATCGTGAATGCCGATCGACAGCTTGCCATATTAAGTAGTGAGCAGTTGGAGCTGCTTGCACAAAATGCGGTGGCACTGTTATCGAAAGAGCAGGATTTGCGAAGCTTTGTCGATCCGAAGTCTGGCTGGGCACATAGCATTACGAATACAACGGAGTTGATCAACGCCATTATAGCGCATCCGTTGTATCCGATTCGGTTTACATCCCAAATACTGCAGGCAATCCGCGCAAATATTTGGAAGGGCTATGTATTTGTCGATGACGAAGAAGAACGTTTCTGCAACATTATTCAGGCATTGCTTGCCAAAAATATCGACGAAGAACTGTTCATTGAATGGTTTGAACAGCTGTTTGACCAGCTGGAAATGGTCGCCTATGAGCGCGGCTATGATGCACTTTGGTTTAAAGCGAGAACAAACCAGCTGAACGTGGCAAAAACACTTTATTTTTACTTGAAATTTGCCAATCGGAATGAAAAACTGCGCAGTATTGTATCAACATTCATTCAGCACTGGCTCAAATTAAACTAA
- a CDS encoding right-handed parallel beta-helix repeat-containing protein, whose protein sequence is MASVRVSSSIFSRIKTIQKAVQRTTSHDEITVASGTYKETLTFEENRTIAAQKDATVCIKGSIVIADCATVTFENMTIQPTTQIYVEGKIILKNCVIQGGRTNVLLALNGGTIVCKNTTFRDATDAAVTLVYNSDAQFEQCHFENNKKVHILAENSTLRLTDCTLSKANQALWVKTNAKAYLTRVKVHHHSGTQLIIQDNALLEMEACEVMHGEGNGIYASDHSNIHLSKTTIQHHHLPQVWMQRSSLNVTDCQIQYGNESGIILRDYSEAMIENSLIAFHKIANIQLLLESFLNMSNSEVNSCQGVGIHIKEKSIANFNSTVFAYNVLPQLFITENSICTIKDATIQEGKQIGVYTEKGASCSIVSSTITGHKNAALTVMEAELFLLNTTVHHNKGNGILAVNHAKASLDNCHFNHNDLAHIAGKNNSTVTIYQSELIGGKSIFVMDQCELEVTESVVKNGTGIQIELVGNTNATILHSQISGGETNGIVAMKDTSVHIIESQISCHKMPQIIINDSSLVLKESELMEGERNGLIIENHAEALIQDTFISNHMYSQLWIDSESSVELNATQIIEGHESDIFVQNKSVLHASKCIIQNAKFDFNIQAVNYSKIYLFETMVDNSFGSKFYSENNSEISSNLDEIS, encoded by the coding sequence ATGGCGTCAGTAAGAGTTTCATCTTCAATTTTTTCACGCATTAAAACTATTCAAAAAGCTGTGCAACGAACAACGAGCCATGATGAAATTACCGTTGCATCCGGGACATATAAAGAAACATTGACTTTTGAGGAAAATAGAACGATTGCAGCACAAAAGGATGCAACTGTCTGCATAAAAGGATCCATCGTGATCGCTGATTGTGCGACGGTCACATTCGAGAACATGACGATTCAACCTACAACGCAAATTTACGTCGAAGGTAAAATTATATTAAAAAACTGCGTTATTCAAGGTGGACGTACGAATGTACTGTTAGCATTGAACGGTGGAACCATTGTCTGTAAAAATACAACGTTCAGAGATGCAACGGATGCGGCAGTCACATTGGTTTACAATAGTGATGCCCAATTTGAACAGTGTCATTTTGAAAACAATAAAAAAGTGCATATTCTAGCGGAAAATTCAACGCTTCGTTTAACAGATTGTACCCTTTCAAAAGCAAATCAGGCACTTTGGGTTAAGACAAATGCAAAGGCCTATTTAACCCGTGTGAAAGTACATCACCATTCAGGGACACAGCTCATTATCCAGGACAATGCCTTATTGGAAATGGAAGCCTGTGAAGTGATGCATGGCGAGGGTAATGGTATATATGCATCAGATCATTCAAACATACATTTATCGAAAACAACAATCCAACACCATCACCTACCTCAAGTCTGGATGCAAAGAAGTTCCCTAAACGTAACAGATTGTCAAATTCAATACGGCAATGAATCCGGTATTATTTTACGGGACTACTCAGAAGCAATGATCGAGAACTCATTGATTGCGTTTCATAAAATTGCGAATATCCAGCTACTGCTCGAATCTTTCCTGAATATGTCGAACTCTGAAGTAAACAGCTGCCAAGGCGTCGGGATTCATATAAAGGAAAAATCGATCGCCAACTTCAATAGTACGGTGTTTGCCTATAATGTGCTGCCGCAGCTTTTCATTACCGAAAATTCCATTTGTACAATAAAAGATGCGACCATTCAGGAAGGCAAACAGATTGGGGTTTACACAGAAAAAGGGGCTTCCTGTTCGATCGTTTCCAGTACGATAACAGGACATAAAAATGCTGCGCTAACGGTAATGGAGGCGGAATTATTCCTATTAAATACGACGGTCCATCATAACAAAGGCAATGGCATTTTGGCGGTCAATCATGCAAAAGCCTCTTTGGACAACTGTCATTTCAATCACAATGACCTCGCACATATTGCCGGGAAAAATAACAGTACGGTGACGATTTACCAAAGCGAATTAATCGGCGGGAAAAGTATCTTTGTCATGGATCAATGTGAACTTGAAGTAACCGAATCGGTTGTTAAAAATGGTACGGGAATTCAAATTGAACTGGTCGGCAATACGAATGCCACAATTTTGCATTCCCAAATTAGCGGCGGCGAAACGAACGGGATTGTGGCGATGAAAGATACGTCGGTCCACATTATCGAAAGCCAAATTTCCTGTCATAAAATGCCGCAAATCATCATCAATGACAGTTCTCTTGTGTTGAAGGAAAGCGAGTTGATGGAAGGTGAGCGTAACGGGTTAATTATTGAAAACCATGCAGAGGCGTTGATTCAGGATACATTCATTTCCAATCATATGTATTCCCAGCTATGGATCGACTCCGAATCTTCAGTCGAGCTGAACGCAACACAGATTATTGAGGGTCATGAATCCGATATATTTGTTCAAAACAAATCGGTTCTCCATGCTTCGAAATGCATTATCCAAAATGCGAAGTTCGACTTCAACATCCAGGCGGTCAACTATTCGAAAATTTATCTGTTCGAAACAATGGTCGACAACTCATTCGGTTCAAAGTTTTACAGTGAAAATAACAGCGAAATTTCATCGAATCTGGACGAAATCAGCTAA
- a CDS encoding universal stress protein — protein sequence MYEHILLAADGSQNSIRAAKEALKIAQINSETMVTILFIIDMEKAKTDVLHSSSIESLYMERRRKLVPIEELFSEQQVRYKVEIIHGSPGPEIIKYANTKNVDLVVIGSRGLNSLQEMVLGSVSHKVMKRVQCPAMLVK from the coding sequence ATGTATGAACACATTTTACTGGCCGCTGATGGTTCGCAAAACTCGATACGTGCGGCTAAGGAAGCTTTAAAAATAGCCCAAATCAATTCTGAAACAATGGTAACCATCCTTTTTATCATTGATATGGAAAAAGCGAAAACGGATGTACTGCATTCAAGTTCGATTGAAAGTCTTTACATGGAACGCCGTCGAAAGCTTGTGCCGATCGAGGAACTGTTCAGCGAGCAACAAGTTCGTTATAAAGTAGAAATCATTCATGGCTCACCGGGTCCTGAAATCATCAAATATGCCAATACAAAAAATGTAGATTTAGTTGTGATCGGCAGCCGCGGGTTAAACAGTCTGCAGGAAATGGTACTGGGGAGCGTATCACATAAAGTGATGAAGCGCGTCCAATGCCCAGCGATGCTAGTGAAGTAA